Proteins encoded together in one Deinococcus hopiensis KR-140 window:
- a CDS encoding carbohydrate binding domain-containing protein has protein sequence MHRARALLTATLALTLGACSSLNAPGTPDKNIVWSDEFNGSRLDLGKWGYQTGNGFQAGNDFVSGWGNSELEFYTDRTDNVQVKDGHLVIRAQKEKYTGLAGKAQQTFDWTSGRIRTAGKFSRAYGKFEIRAKLPTGKGLWPAIWMLPEEPSPYGTWAASGEIDIMEGWGSKPNKVGQTIHYGGMWPGNVYSSQEVTLPAGATVADWHTYTLEWEPGEIRWLVDGTVTTTKKEWWSASKAAPAGSGDLNAWPAPFDQPFYLLLNLAVGGNFDGNPDAGTPDKAEMLVDYVRVSSLPTEKRSPGARPEVKYPWTPSTTPARTALPDGNLIYNGGFDWDAQDPHIQPDTPALQGVTNSAFWTIYKSDGEAALSNDAGALKADITKPGSVNYAVQVRQDGINIERGKRYEVTFDAWAASPRGAMIKVGGGADRGYAAYSGEKQLSLGTTRSTQTFTFDMTATSDTQARLEFNLGAAGAGPVWIDNVRVKAVGTVDLGGRSPTADGNLLYNGTFSQDLSADEGIAGVPRTAYWRAWSNPATGLTSTVEDGKIHLAVTHVDPANNWHVQLNQPGVPLVEGRSYTLTFKARADTARKVGVVVGENGGGYARYLDKVADVGTGEQTYTYTFAASTTNPAAQLQVLGASGAAGDNYHLYFSDFRLTPTP, from the coding sequence ATGCACCGAGCACGCGCACTTCTGACCGCCACCCTCGCCCTGACGCTGGGCGCTTGCAGCTCCCTGAACGCTCCCGGCACACCAGACAAGAACATTGTCTGGAGCGACGAATTCAATGGCAGTCGGCTGGACCTGGGCAAGTGGGGCTACCAGACGGGCAACGGCTTTCAGGCAGGGAACGACTTTGTTTCCGGCTGGGGCAACAGTGAGCTCGAATTCTACACGGACCGCACAGACAATGTGCAGGTCAAGGACGGCCACCTCGTCATTCGCGCGCAGAAAGAAAAGTACACCGGGCTGGCGGGCAAGGCGCAGCAGACCTTCGACTGGACCTCGGGGCGCATCCGCACCGCGGGCAAGTTCAGCCGCGCCTACGGCAAGTTCGAGATTCGCGCCAAGCTGCCCACCGGCAAAGGCCTGTGGCCCGCCATCTGGATGCTGCCGGAAGAACCCAGTCCCTACGGTACCTGGGCGGCCTCCGGCGAGATCGACATCATGGAGGGCTGGGGCAGCAAGCCGAACAAGGTGGGACAGACGATCCACTACGGCGGAATGTGGCCCGGCAACGTCTATTCCAGCCAGGAGGTCACCCTCCCGGCGGGGGCCACCGTCGCCGACTGGCACACCTACACGCTGGAGTGGGAGCCCGGCGAGATTCGCTGGCTGGTGGACGGCACAGTCACTACCACGAAAAAGGAGTGGTGGAGCGCGTCCAAGGCCGCTCCTGCGGGCAGCGGGGACCTCAACGCCTGGCCCGCGCCCTTCGATCAGCCCTTCTACCTCCTGCTCAACCTCGCCGTGGGCGGCAACTTCGACGGCAACCCGGACGCGGGCACGCCAGACAAGGCCGAGATGCTGGTGGACTACGTGCGGGTCTCTTCCCTGCCCACCGAGAAACGCAGTCCCGGCGCGCGCCCCGAGGTGAAGTACCCCTGGACACCCAGCACCACGCCCGCCCGCACCGCCCTGCCCGACGGCAACCTCATCTACAACGGTGGTTTCGACTGGGACGCGCAGGACCCGCACATTCAGCCGGATACACCTGCGCTGCAGGGCGTCACCAACTCCGCTTTCTGGACGATCTACAAGAGCGATGGCGAGGCGGCGCTGAGCAACGACGCGGGCGCGCTGAAGGCGGACATCACCAAGCCTGGCAGCGTGAACTACGCCGTGCAGGTGCGGCAAGACGGCATCAACATCGAGCGGGGCAAGCGCTACGAGGTGACTTTCGACGCCTGGGCCGCCAGCCCCCGCGGCGCGATGATCAAGGTGGGCGGCGGCGCGGACCGCGGTTACGCGGCCTACTCGGGTGAGAAGCAGCTCTCGCTGGGGACCACCCGCTCCACCCAGACTTTCACCTTCGACATGACCGCCACCAGCGACACGCAGGCGCGCCTGGAGTTCAACCTCGGCGCGGCAGGTGCAGGGCCCGTGTGGATCGACAACGTGCGCGTGAAGGCCGTGGGCACCGTGGACCTGGGTGGACGCTCCCCCACGGCGGACGGCAACCTGCTGTACAACGGCACCTTCTCTCAGGACCTAAGCGCCGACGAGGGCATTGCGGGCGTACCCCGTACCGCCTACTGGCGTGCCTGGAGCAACCCGGCCACGGGCCTGACTTCCACCGTCGAGGACGGCAAGATCCACCTCGCCGTCACGCACGTGGACCCCGCGAACAACTGGCACGTGCAGCTCAACCAGCCCGGCGTGCCGCTGGTGGAGGGCCGCAGCTACACCCTGACTTTCAAGGCGAGGGCCGACACTGCCCGCAAGGTGGGCGTGGTGGTGGGCGAGAACGGCGGCGGCTATGCCCGGTATCTGGACAAGGTGGCGGACGTGGGCACGGGCGAACAGACCTACACGTACACCTTCGCCGCCTCCACCACGAACCCCGCCGCGCAGTTGCAGGTGCTGGGGGCAAGCGGCGCAGCGGGCGACAACTACCACCTCTATTTCAGCGATTTTCGTCTGACGCCAACTCCCTGA
- the cysS gene encoding cysteine--tRNA ligase, giving the protein MTQRTPDPDIYLYDTLQRRKVRFEPTTPGRVGMYLCGPTVYSDAHLGHAKKEVSFDVVRRALMHFGYEVRYVTNVTDVGHLQNDSDDGEDKLLARARLEQLEPMEVADKYFWSFVSDMDALNILKPSINPRATGHIPEQIALIEELIARGHAYESESSVYFDVRSWPEYGKLSGRRLDDQEEGTREAVREEKRDPRDFALWKRAEPAHIMRWTSPWGEGFPGWHIECSAMSLKYLGEGFDIHGGGLDLQFPHHEAEIAQAEAAGHPFARYWMHNNMLTIGGEKMSKSKGNFTTLKDLLTVHDPMVIRFLLISSHYRSITEFSDAAFDSARSGYRRLTEALHELERRLPSAPEREDAALREKIAGYVAAFEDALRDDFNTPRAVAALFGLTTDVNAALNGGEVGRPALEAARAAYRTLGGDVLGLFADSPATQQDDTQVVGALMELVLQARQHYRLNKQYAQADALRETLTAVGVTVEDTKEGSRWKR; this is encoded by the coding sequence ATGACCCAGCGCACCCCTGACCCCGACATCTACCTGTACGACACCCTCCAGCGGCGGAAGGTCCGCTTCGAGCCCACCACGCCTGGCCGCGTGGGCATGTACCTGTGTGGTCCAACGGTCTACAGCGACGCTCACCTGGGCCACGCCAAAAAGGAAGTCTCCTTCGACGTGGTCCGCCGGGCACTGATGCACTTCGGGTACGAGGTCCGCTACGTGACCAACGTGACCGACGTGGGCCACCTGCAAAACGACTCCGACGACGGCGAGGACAAGCTGCTCGCCCGCGCCCGCCTCGAGCAGCTCGAGCCGATGGAGGTGGCCGACAAGTATTTCTGGTCCTTTGTGTCGGACATGGACGCGCTGAATATCCTCAAACCGTCGATCAACCCGCGTGCCACCGGGCATATACCCGAACAGATCGCGCTCATCGAGGAACTGATCGCCCGTGGGCACGCTTACGAGTCTGAAAGCAGCGTGTACTTCGACGTGCGCTCCTGGCCGGAATACGGCAAGCTCTCAGGCCGCAGACTCGATGACCAGGAGGAAGGGACGCGTGAGGCCGTGCGTGAGGAAAAGCGCGATCCGCGCGACTTCGCCCTGTGGAAGCGGGCTGAGCCCGCCCACATTATGCGCTGGACGTCGCCCTGGGGTGAGGGATTCCCCGGCTGGCATATCGAGTGCAGCGCCATGAGCCTGAAGTACCTGGGCGAGGGCTTCGACATCCACGGCGGCGGCCTGGACCTGCAGTTTCCGCACCATGAGGCCGAGATTGCCCAGGCGGAAGCGGCGGGCCACCCCTTCGCCCGCTACTGGATGCACAACAATATGCTGACCATCGGCGGCGAGAAGATGAGCAAGAGCAAGGGGAACTTCACCACGTTGAAGGACCTCCTGACGGTCCATGACCCGATGGTGATCCGCTTTCTGCTGATCAGCAGCCACTACCGCTCCATTACGGAATTCAGCGACGCCGCCTTCGACAGCGCCCGCAGCGGCTACCGCCGCCTGACCGAGGCCCTGCACGAACTGGAGCGCCGCCTGCCGTCCGCCCCCGAGCGCGAGGACGCGGCCCTGCGCGAAAAGATCGCCGGTTACGTGGCCGCCTTCGAGGACGCCCTGCGCGACGACTTCAACACCCCCCGCGCGGTGGCAGCCCTGTTCGGCTTGACCACGGATGTGAACGCGGCCCTGAACGGCGGCGAGGTGGGACGCCCAGCGCTGGAAGCTGCGCGCGCCGCCTACCGCACCCTTGGCGGGGACGTCCTGGGCCTCTTTGCCGACTCTCCAGCAACGCAGCAAGACGACACGCAGGTGGTGGGCGCCCTGATGGAGCTGGTGCTCCAGGCCCGGCAGCACTACCGCCTGAACAAGCAGTACGCCCAGGCCGACGCCCTGCGCGAGACGCTGACGGCGGTGGGCGTAACGGTGGAAGACACGAAGGAGGGGTCACGCTGGAAGCGGTGA
- the cphA gene encoding cyanophycin synthetase: MTVQPNASGRCLSVLEKQIYRGPNVYGYERMIRVQLDLGALEAYPSNTIPDFAERLTALLPSLHNHGCSYREPGGFLRRLREGTWLGHVTEHVALELQTLSGTRVTYGKTRSVKGQPGVYNVLYSYTEERVGLLAGAVALRLINSLLPAELRGLEGIERLLPEGHTLLDAAAQFDFEGELTELRRLVKKFALGPTTQSLVSEAERRGIPFLRLDDQSLVQLGYGKYQQQIRASITSKTPHIATGTASDKDLTKRLLDRAGLPVPQGVVVRSAEEAVAAARRLPGAVVTKPLDGNHGRGVSLNLTEDEQVRQGFEEARQHSARVVVEQYYTGNDHRVLVVDGQVVAVAERVPAHVVGDGTRTIAQLVEDINLDPRRGNGHENVMTRIKIDQHVLTLLARTGQTPDTVPTAGEVVFLRDTANMSTGGTAVDRTDVTHPENITIARRAAQVIGLDVAGIDLITPDISRSVHETGGGIVEVNAAPGFRMHLQPSEGKARNVAGPVLSMLFPKDTPCRMPIISITGTNGKSTTSRMVAHILRHAGKVVGLTTSNGIYINGEQIVSGDTTGPKSAKVVLSDPNVEVAVLETARGGILREGLGFDRCDVGAVLNIQADHLGLKGIETVEDLAWVKSLVVEVVTEGGTSVLNADDALTLKMRRKARGSLTLFSMHGGNAASKDLQEHIAGGGTALVREPTVLGDEIVLYEGGQRRPILRARDIPATLGGFAQVNVQNALAAAAIAVAQNVDLGVIRAALGSFTTSFEQSPGRLNLYDGHPFRVLLDYAHNPSGMEYLRDLVTHLRPPRGRVIGVMGVAGDRRDEDIRRMGVLAAETFDKLIVREDELRRGRPKGEGARLLEEGARSAGLAPEHLTTILSEPEAVEHALGLARPGDLVILLATEVEDSWRQILDFDSSHLSRGEVPGQAPQMAVSHD; the protein is encoded by the coding sequence ATGACCGTACAACCCAACGCTTCCGGCCGATGCCTGAGCGTACTGGAAAAGCAGATTTACCGTGGCCCCAACGTCTACGGCTACGAGCGCATGATCCGCGTGCAGCTGGACCTCGGCGCGCTCGAAGCGTATCCGTCCAACACCATCCCGGACTTCGCCGAGCGCCTGACCGCGCTGCTGCCCAGTCTGCACAACCATGGCTGCTCGTACCGCGAGCCGGGCGGGTTTCTGCGCCGCCTGCGTGAGGGCACCTGGCTGGGGCACGTGACCGAACACGTGGCGCTCGAGTTGCAGACGCTGTCGGGCACGCGCGTGACCTACGGCAAGACCCGCTCGGTGAAGGGGCAGCCGGGCGTATACAACGTGCTGTACAGCTACACGGAGGAGCGCGTGGGCCTGCTTGCCGGGGCTGTGGCGCTGCGGCTGATCAACAGCCTCCTGCCCGCTGAACTTCGGGGGCTGGAGGGCATTGAGCGGCTGCTTCCAGAGGGCCATACCCTCCTGGACGCAGCCGCGCAGTTCGATTTCGAGGGTGAACTCACCGAACTGCGCCGCCTGGTCAAGAAATTCGCCCTGGGACCAACGACGCAGTCGCTGGTCAGTGAGGCCGAACGGCGCGGGATACCGTTTTTGCGGCTGGATGACCAGAGCCTGGTGCAGCTCGGCTACGGCAAGTACCAGCAGCAGATTCGCGCCAGCATCACCAGCAAGACGCCGCATATCGCCACCGGGACCGCCAGCGACAAGGACCTGACCAAGCGGCTGCTGGACCGCGCGGGACTGCCTGTGCCGCAGGGCGTGGTGGTCCGCAGCGCAGAGGAAGCGGTGGCGGCGGCGCGGCGGCTGCCTGGCGCCGTGGTGACCAAGCCTCTGGACGGCAACCACGGGCGCGGCGTCTCCCTGAACCTCACCGAAGACGAGCAGGTGCGCCAGGGCTTCGAGGAAGCGCGGCAACACAGCGCCAGGGTGGTGGTGGAGCAGTACTACACCGGCAACGACCACCGCGTCCTCGTGGTAGATGGCCAGGTCGTCGCGGTGGCTGAGCGCGTTCCCGCACACGTGGTGGGCGACGGCACGCGCACCATCGCGCAACTCGTGGAGGACATCAATCTGGATCCCCGCCGGGGGAACGGGCACGAGAACGTCATGACCCGCATCAAGATCGACCAGCATGTCCTGACCCTGCTTGCCCGCACTGGACAGACGCCCGACACGGTGCCCACAGCCGGGGAAGTCGTCTTTCTGCGCGACACCGCCAACATGTCCACCGGCGGCACGGCGGTGGACCGCACGGACGTGACGCACCCCGAAAACATCACCATCGCCCGCCGGGCGGCGCAGGTCATCGGGCTCGACGTGGCGGGCATTGACCTGATCACCCCCGACATCTCCCGGTCCGTCCACGAAACGGGGGGCGGCATCGTGGAGGTCAACGCCGCCCCCGGGTTCCGCATGCACCTTCAGCCGTCTGAGGGCAAGGCGCGCAACGTGGCTGGCCCCGTGCTGAGCATGCTGTTTCCAAAAGACACGCCCTGCCGCATGCCCATCATCTCCATCACGGGCACGAACGGCAAAAGCACCACCTCGCGCATGGTGGCGCACATCCTGCGGCACGCGGGCAAGGTCGTGGGCCTGACGACGTCCAACGGCATCTACATCAACGGCGAACAGATCGTCAGCGGAGACACCACCGGCCCCAAGAGCGCCAAAGTCGTACTGAGTGACCCCAATGTCGAGGTCGCGGTGCTGGAAACGGCGCGCGGCGGCATTCTGCGCGAAGGGCTGGGCTTCGACCGCTGCGACGTGGGCGCGGTGCTGAACATCCAGGCCGATCACCTGGGCCTGAAAGGTATCGAGACGGTCGAAGACCTCGCCTGGGTCAAGTCGCTGGTGGTGGAGGTGGTGACCGAGGGCGGCACAAGCGTGCTGAACGCCGACGACGCGCTGACCCTGAAGATGCGCCGGAAGGCGAGGGGCAGCCTGACGCTCTTTTCCATGCACGGCGGAAACGCGGCCTCCAAGGATTTGCAGGAACACATCGCGGGCGGCGGCACGGCCCTGGTGCGCGAGCCGACCGTGCTTGGCGACGAGATCGTGCTGTATGAGGGCGGGCAGCGCCGCCCGATTCTGCGGGCACGCGATATTCCCGCCACCCTCGGCGGCTTCGCGCAGGTCAACGTGCAGAACGCGCTGGCCGCCGCCGCCATCGCCGTGGCGCAGAACGTGGATCTGGGCGTGATCCGCGCGGCACTCGGGTCTTTCACCACCTCCTTCGAGCAGAGTCCGGGACGGCTCAACCTGTACGACGGCCACCCCTTCCGCGTCCTGCTGGACTACGCGCACAACCCCTCGGGTATGGAGTACCTGCGCGACCTCGTCACCCACCTCCGCCCGCCGAGGGGACGGGTGATCGGCGTGATGGGCGTGGCCGGGGACCGCCGCGACGAGGACATCCGACGCATGGGCGTACTGGCTGCCGAGACCTTCGACAAACTGATCGTTCGCGAGGACGAACTGCGCCGGGGCCGCCCCAAAGGCGAGGGGGCGCGCCTGCTGGAAGAGGGCGCGCGGAGCGCGGGACTGGCGCCTGAGCACCTCACCACCATCCTCTCGGAACCCGAGGCGGTGGAGCACGCCCTGGGGCTGGCCCGGCCCGGCGACCTGGTGATCCTGCTCGCCACCGAGGTGGAAGACTCCTGGCGGCAGATTCTGGACTTCGACTCCTCGCACCTCTCACGCGGGGAAGTGCCGGGCCAGGCGCCCCAGATGGCGGTCTCCCATGACTGA
- a CDS encoding VOC family protein, whose translation MLKHVSFLTGNLPAVLAFYARLGGVVEKDLTTAEGFRRGVVRLGEGRLQVFEVPGERPRPHQHWAEHIALHVRDLRTLLPELRAAGVTVTRDLQPSPSGRDMAFVTDPDGRQVELLEADD comes from the coding sequence ATGCTCAAGCACGTCTCTTTCCTGACTGGCAACCTGCCCGCCGTCCTCGCCTTCTACGCGCGGCTGGGCGGCGTGGTGGAAAAGGACCTGACCACCGCTGAGGGCTTTCGGCGGGGCGTGGTGCGGTTGGGGGAAGGGCGGCTGCAAGTTTTCGAGGTGCCTGGTGAGCGGCCCCGGCCCCATCAACACTGGGCCGAACACATCGCCCTGCATGTGCGGGACCTGCGCACCCTGTTGCCCGAACTGCGGGCAGCGGGCGTGACCGTAACCCGTGACCTCCAGCCCAGCCCCAGCGGACGCGACATGGCCTTTGTGACGGACCCCGACGGACGGCAGGTGGAACTGCTGGAAGCGGATGACTGA
- a CDS encoding AI-2E family transporter: MISPPSGPNAFQYVWRSPWVRVVVFLLLFYVAYQLLGQVRTVVVDFAVAFLIAYLAHPLLTWLERGRVGRGLGVFFVLLLFIAVFALAGGLIVTVSSQLVDLLGKLPEQIGQLNTLLDRFFDWLSHRGVSGTEEVRDRITQATQTYVQNLGKNVTPILQNFLNSTGTVFRSLVSIGGVVGQVLLILLLSIYMMLDYSRINVSLLRVFPRPWQPRVLEFTGLVGTAVGGYVRGQLVIASFIGVFVWLGLTALHIPSAAAIGFLAGAFNIVPYLGPIIGATPALLFALPMGGWSMVGVVVVFVAANQIEGNFLSPYILSRTTDLHPVTVLVAILVGAALLGFAGALLAVPAVALGKLVLDKYYYPSRVYTDGPSTTGGPLSMPPLPEDRP, encoded by the coding sequence GTGATCTCGCCGCCATCCGGTCCCAATGCTTTTCAGTACGTGTGGCGCAGTCCCTGGGTGCGCGTCGTCGTCTTTTTGCTGCTCTTCTACGTCGCCTACCAGTTGCTGGGGCAGGTGCGGACGGTGGTGGTGGACTTCGCGGTGGCGTTTCTCATCGCGTATCTGGCCCACCCCCTGCTGACCTGGCTGGAGCGCGGCCGCGTGGGGCGGGGGCTGGGCGTGTTTTTCGTGCTGCTGCTCTTTATTGCCGTCTTCGCGCTGGCGGGCGGATTGATCGTCACGGTGTCGTCGCAGCTCGTGGACCTGCTGGGCAAGCTGCCCGAGCAGATCGGCCAGCTCAATACGCTGCTGGACCGCTTCTTCGACTGGCTGAGCCACCGGGGCGTCTCGGGCACCGAGGAGGTGCGTGACCGCATCACGCAGGCCACCCAGACCTACGTGCAGAACCTGGGCAAGAACGTCACGCCCATCTTGCAGAATTTCCTGAACTCCACGGGCACGGTGTTTCGCAGCCTGGTGTCCATCGGCGGCGTGGTGGGCCAGGTGCTGCTGATCTTGCTGCTGAGCATCTACATGATGCTGGACTACAGCCGCATCAACGTATCGTTGCTGCGGGTGTTTCCCCGGCCCTGGCAGCCGCGCGTGCTGGAGTTCACCGGCCTGGTCGGCACGGCAGTGGGCGGCTACGTGCGCGGGCAGCTCGTGATCGCCAGCTTTATCGGGGTGTTCGTGTGGTTGGGGCTGACGGCCCTCCACATTCCCAGCGCCGCCGCCATCGGCTTTCTGGCCGGGGCCTTCAATATCGTGCCATACCTGGGGCCGATCATCGGGGCCACGCCCGCGCTGCTGTTCGCGCTGCCGATGGGCGGGTGGAGCATGGTGGGCGTCGTGGTGGTGTTTGTGGCCGCCAACCAGATCGAGGGCAACTTCCTGTCGCCGTACATCCTCAGCCGGACCACAGACCTGCATCCGGTCACGGTGCTCGTGGCCATTCTGGTGGGCGCGGCGCTGCTGGGCTTTGCCGGGGCGCTCCTCGCGGTGCCCGCCGTGGCGCTGGGCAAGCTGGTGCTCGACAAGTACTACTACCCCAGCCGCGTGTACACCGACGGCCCCTCGACCACGGGCGGTCCCCTCTCCATGCCTCCGCTGCCGGAAGACCGGCCCTAA
- a CDS encoding phosphotransferase, with protein sequence MNPPALLHGDFWPGNVLHSGHIDAVTNWEDAAWGDLLADMANTRLKLLLFFGAEAMESFTAQYCQRSALNFSALPRHGLRAALRPAGRSWTPGAWT encoded by the coding sequence CTGAACCCGCCTGCCCTGCTGCACGGTGACTTCTGGCCCGGCAACGTGCTGCACTCCGGGCACATCGACGCCGTCACCAACTGGGAGGACGCGGCTTGGGGTGACCTTCTGGCCGATATGGCAAATACGCGGCTGAAGCTGCTGCTGTTCTTCGGGGCAGAGGCGATGGAGTCGTTCACCGCCCAGTACTGCCAGCGCTCGGCCCTGAACTTCTCCGCACTGCCCCGGCACGGCCTGCGCGCGGCGCTGCGTCCGGCGGGACGGAGCTGGACTCCTGGGGCCTGGACCTGA
- a CDS encoding LacI family DNA-binding transcriptional regulator: MSKRRVTVIEVAREAGVSPATVSRILNGTAAVDPEKQRAVEKAIEQLGYRPNVVARGLVTGSSNIIGVLTPDLASPYYSDVLGGIEEALEGTPYSPLIASGHWNRRDELGVLDVLLSHQIAALIVFGSSLSEADLRGLAAGVPLVVLGRRVELGDLGGASISFDDEGGAYAATRHLVEQGHRVIGHIMGDEAHEDAHERLRGYRRALEEAGLPFDGALVTRGDYRVPSGLLGMQRLLDGGKPLTAVFCANDQMAIGARLALYRRGMRVPDDLSLVGFDDQPGSPYTTPPLTSVRLPMREAGLALARFALARLRGETPTVQVPSLELVVRESVVRRR, encoded by the coding sequence GTGTCCAAACGGAGGGTGACGGTCATCGAGGTGGCGCGCGAGGCGGGGGTCTCGCCGGCCACTGTGTCGCGCATTTTGAACGGGACGGCCGCGGTGGACCCCGAGAAGCAGCGGGCGGTGGAAAAGGCCATCGAACAGCTGGGCTACCGACCCAACGTGGTGGCGCGCGGGCTCGTTACGGGGTCATCGAACATCATCGGCGTGCTGACCCCGGACCTGGCGAGTCCGTACTACAGCGACGTGCTGGGCGGAATTGAGGAAGCGCTGGAAGGCACGCCGTACTCGCCGCTGATCGCCAGCGGGCATTGGAACCGCCGGGACGAGCTGGGGGTGCTGGACGTGCTGCTCAGCCACCAGATCGCGGCCCTAATCGTGTTTGGCAGCAGCCTGAGCGAGGCGGATCTGCGCGGGTTGGCGGCGGGCGTGCCGCTCGTCGTGTTGGGGCGCCGGGTGGAACTGGGGGACCTGGGCGGCGCGTCCATCAGCTTTGATGACGAGGGCGGGGCCTACGCGGCGACCCGTCACCTGGTCGAACAGGGCCACCGCGTCATCGGGCACATCATGGGGGACGAGGCCCACGAGGACGCGCACGAACGGCTGCGCGGCTACCGCCGGGCGCTGGAGGAGGCGGGGCTGCCCTTTGACGGGGCCCTGGTCACCCGGGGCGACTACCGGGTGCCCTCGGGCCTGCTGGGCATGCAGCGCCTGCTGGATGGCGGCAAGCCCCTGACCGCTGTGTTCTGCGCCAACGATCAGATGGCCATCGGCGCGCGGCTCGCGCTGTACCGCCGCGGCATGCGGGTGCCCGACGATCTGTCCCTGGTGGGCTTCGACGACCAGCCCGGCTCGCCCTACACCACGCCGCCGCTCACGTCCGTGCGTCTGCCCATGCGCGAGGCGGGCCTGGCACTCGCCCGCTTCGCCCTGGCCCGGTTGCGCGGAGAGACGCCCACCGTGCAGGTGCCCTCGCTGGAGCTTGTGGTGCGTGAATCGGTGGTGCGGCGGCGCTGA
- a CDS encoding cyanophycinase gives MAKAGEAADKHEDCGARPGKGTLIIIGGHEDKAHGREILKEVARRVRGGRLVIATVASHKPEGYFESYQEGFDGLDVGELLELYVEERAEASRQEKLELFDGAAGVFFSGGDQLRITSQIGDTPLEARIREVYEAGGVVAGTSAGASVMCETMLVSGHSRESYRIGDLQMAPGLGLVRGVIIDQHFAERGRIGRLLGAVAQNPRVLGIGIDEDTAIVLEGGQFQVIGNGAVYVADGAGITHSNIAEARRDEPLSLYGVRLHVLSRGDAFDLARRQPVSAETLEAGEGQRSDGRAV, from the coding sequence ATGGCTAAAGCCGGAGAAGCAGCGGACAAGCACGAGGACTGCGGCGCACGGCCCGGGAAGGGCACCCTCATCATCATCGGCGGCCACGAGGACAAGGCGCATGGGCGCGAGATCCTGAAAGAAGTTGCCCGGCGTGTGCGGGGTGGGCGCCTGGTCATCGCCACCGTCGCCTCCCACAAACCGGAAGGCTACTTCGAGAGCTACCAGGAGGGCTTTGACGGACTGGACGTGGGCGAACTCTTGGAACTGTATGTGGAGGAACGCGCCGAGGCGTCCCGTCAGGAGAAGCTCGAACTGTTCGATGGGGCGGCGGGCGTGTTCTTCTCGGGCGGCGATCAACTCCGCATCACGAGCCAGATCGGGGACACCCCGCTGGAGGCCCGCATCCGCGAGGTCTACGAGGCGGGAGGCGTGGTGGCGGGCACCTCGGCGGGCGCGTCCGTGATGTGCGAGACCATGCTCGTGTCGGGACACAGCCGCGAGTCGTACCGCATCGGCGACCTCCAGATGGCCCCGGGCCTGGGCCTGGTGCGCGGCGTGATTATCGATCAACACTTTGCCGAACGCGGGCGGATCGGCCGCCTGCTGGGCGCGGTGGCGCAAAACCCGCGCGTGCTGGGCATCGGTATCGACGAGGACACCGCCATCGTGCTGGAGGGCGGGCAGTTCCAGGTGATCGGCAATGGGGCCGTGTACGTGGCCGACGGCGCGGGCATCACCCACTCCAACATCGCCGAGGCCCGCCGGGACGAGCCGCTGTCGCTGTACGGCGTGCGGCTGCATGTCCTGTCGCGCGGCGACGCCTTTGATCTGGCGCGGCGGCAGCCGGTTTCGGCGGAGACGTTGGAAGCGGGCGAGGGCCAACGGTCAGACGGCCGGGCCGTCTGA
- a CDS encoding isoaspartyl peptidase/L-asparaginase family protein: MTEPRRWAIIVHGGAHEVPAEKASASRAGCLAALKAGCRVLEGDGSAVEAVEAAIRVLEDDPTFNAGFGSALNSDGRVEMDSAMMDGRTLDVGAVAGLSGVRHPVSVARTLLREKEILLVGDGARRFAQEHRAELCAPEDMISPEQRGAAATHDTVGCVALDLNGHLAAGTSTGGLDGQRAGRVGDSPLPGCGFYAQDGVGAVALTGEGESLARMMVAARFMFALPEFTPDAALREQLEAMRVAVGGSGGGIALSAGGEIGWWHNSPNMPVAYVTAGMQQPRIYLAKAEEEQHG; encoded by the coding sequence ATGACTGAGCCGCGACGTTGGGCGATCATCGTTCACGGCGGGGCGCACGAGGTTCCGGCGGAGAAGGCGTCGGCCAGCCGCGCCGGGTGCCTGGCCGCCCTGAAAGCCGGGTGCCGGGTGCTGGAGGGGGACGGCAGCGCCGTGGAAGCGGTGGAGGCGGCCATCCGCGTGCTGGAAGACGATCCTACCTTCAACGCTGGATTCGGCTCGGCCCTCAACAGCGACGGCCGGGTGGAGATGGACTCGGCGATGATGGACGGGCGAACCCTGGACGTGGGCGCGGTGGCGGGCCTCTCGGGCGTGCGCCACCCGGTCAGCGTGGCCCGTACCCTGCTGCGCGAGAAGGAGATTTTGCTGGTGGGAGACGGCGCGCGGCGGTTTGCCCAGGAACACCGGGCCGAACTGTGCGCCCCGGAGGACATGATCTCGCCTGAGCAGCGCGGGGCCGCAGCCACCCACGACACGGTGGGCTGCGTGGCGCTGGACCTGAACGGCCACCTCGCGGCGGGCACGTCCACTGGGGGGCTGGACGGCCAGCGGGCGGGGCGGGTGGGCGACTCACCCCTGCCGGGCTGCGGCTTCTATGCCCAGGACGGCGTGGGCGCGGTGGCCCTGACGGGCGAGGGCGAGAGCCTGGCCCGCATGATGGTGGCCGCCCGCTTCATGTTCGCCCTGCCCGAATTCACGCCGGACGCAGCCCTGCGCGAGCAACTCGAAGCGATGCGCGTGGCGGTGGGGGGCAGCGGCGGCGGCATCGCCCTCTCGGCGGGGGGCGAGATCGGCTGGTGGCACAACAGCCCGAATATGCCGGTGGCTTACGTAACGGCAGGGATGCAGCAGCCCCGAATCTATTTGGCGAAGGCCGAGGAGGAACAGCATGGCTAA